A single genomic interval of Blastocatellia bacterium harbors:
- a CDS encoding radical SAM protein produces MKIITLLRSWQAILSGRYPALSIEITRECPLACPGCYAYEPAHLGAVGPLRTVADYQGQPLIDGVLELVRKCRPLHVSIVGGEPLVRFRELNVLLPRLSEMGLDVQVVTSAVRPIPAEWAGIKGLHLIVSIDGLQPDHDRRRAPATYDRILKHIVGHTITVHCTVTHQMTTRAAYFDEFVSFWSARPEVERIWFSLFTPQVGAQDEEILTPQEREQVLSDLDRLRREFPKLYLPDEVIEGFRQPPASPADCMFARTTVNFTADLKTRISPCQFGGNPDCSQCGCIASAGLNSVGNYRLLGMLPIRTIYKASDYVGKTASRLLNNRAFDGINTPPAENILEKQ; encoded by the coding sequence ATGAAAATCATCACACTGCTACGATCTTGGCAGGCGATCCTGAGTGGTCGGTATCCGGCGCTCTCCATTGAAATCACGCGGGAATGTCCGCTGGCATGCCCTGGTTGCTATGCCTATGAACCGGCTCACTTGGGCGCGGTCGGCCCGCTGCGAACAGTGGCCGACTATCAAGGGCAGCCGTTGATTGATGGCGTGCTGGAGCTGGTACGCAAGTGTCGCCCACTGCACGTCTCTATTGTGGGCGGCGAGCCGCTGGTGCGATTTCGCGAGTTGAATGTTTTACTGCCTCGCCTAAGCGAGATGGGACTGGATGTACAAGTGGTCACCAGCGCCGTGCGTCCGATTCCGGCTGAGTGGGCCGGCATCAAAGGGCTCCATCTGATCGTTTCGATTGATGGTTTGCAACCGGATCACGATCGTCGCCGCGCGCCGGCCACCTATGATCGTATCCTCAAACATATTGTCGGACACACGATCACAGTCCATTGCACGGTGACACATCAGATGACGACCCGCGCTGCCTACTTTGACGAATTTGTATCGTTCTGGTCGGCTCGCCCCGAAGTAGAACGCATCTGGTTCAGCTTGTTCACGCCGCAAGTCGGCGCGCAAGATGAGGAAATTCTCACGCCGCAGGAGCGGGAACAGGTGTTGAGCGACTTAGATCGGTTGCGCCGTGAGTTTCCCAAGCTCTACTTGCCCGATGAGGTCATCGAAGGATTTCGCCAACCGCCCGCCTCGCCTGCTGATTGTATGTTTGCCCGCACGACAGTCAATTTCACTGCCGACCTCAAAACTCGCATTTCGCCGTGTCAATTCGGCGGGAATCCGGATTGTTCACAATGTGGATGTATCGCCTCAGCTGGATTGAATTCAGTTGGCAATTATCGCTTGCTGGGCATGCTGCCAATACGAACGATTTACAAGGCTTCAGACTACGTCGGGAAAACCGCGTCGCGCCTGCTCAACAACCGTGCCTTCGACGGGATCAACACCCCGCCCGCAGAGAACATCCTCGAAAAACAATAG
- the ggt gene encoding gamma-glutamyltransferase → MFATRSEVIAQHGMAATSQPLATQIALDILKQGGTAVDAAIAANAALGLMEPTGCGIGGDLFAIIWDAKTQKLYGLNASGRSPRSLTLQHFQSLGLKQIPSYGPLPVSVPGCVDGWFQMHKRFGRLPMTTILAPTIKYARQGFPVSELIAYYWQGNATQLAKYPGFQETFMPNGRAPRKGEIFRNPDLARTLEQIAEGGRDVFYRGQIARTIDAYMKRNGGFLSYEDLAEHTSEWVEPVSTNYRGYDVWELPPPGQGIAALQMLNILEGYDIKSFGFGSKEHIHYLVEAKKLVFEDRAKFYADPAFNRIPVDALISKAYANERRKLIRPDRAARHYDAGQPALREGDTVYLTVADQDGMMVSLIQSNFRGMGSGMTPDGLGFVLQDRGELFNLEPGHFNSYAPGKRPFHTIIPAFITKDGKPFMSFGVMGGDVQPQMHVQIIMNIVDFGMNIQEAGDAPRIFHTGSSSPTGGRMTDQGEVLLETGFPYETIRELIKMGHRIGYNVGGYGGYQAIMYDAQNKVYYGASESRKDGQAAGY, encoded by the coding sequence ATGTTTGCCACGCGCTCAGAAGTCATCGCGCAGCATGGCATGGCGGCCACCAGTCAGCCACTGGCCACGCAAATCGCGCTGGACATCTTGAAACAAGGCGGCACAGCCGTTGATGCGGCCATCGCTGCCAATGCGGCGCTGGGACTCATGGAGCCGACAGGATGCGGCATCGGAGGCGACTTGTTCGCTATCATCTGGGACGCGAAGACGCAAAAACTCTATGGGCTGAATGCCAGCGGTCGCTCGCCGCGCAGCCTCACGTTGCAGCACTTTCAGTCGCTCGGCCTGAAGCAAATTCCTTCATACGGTCCGCTGCCTGTATCGGTGCCCGGTTGCGTTGATGGCTGGTTCCAGATGCACAAGCGATTCGGCCGATTGCCCATGACAACCATCCTCGCGCCCACCATCAAGTACGCCCGGCAAGGATTTCCGGTCAGCGAGCTGATCGCCTATTACTGGCAGGGCAACGCCACTCAGTTGGCCAAATATCCGGGCTTTCAGGAGACGTTCATGCCCAATGGCCGCGCCCCGCGCAAGGGCGAGATTTTTCGCAATCCTGACTTGGCTCGCACGCTCGAACAAATCGCCGAAGGCGGGCGCGACGTCTTTTATCGAGGCCAGATCGCCCGCACGATTGACGCTTACATGAAACGAAACGGCGGCTTCCTTTCCTACGAAGATTTGGCCGAGCATACATCCGAATGGGTTGAGCCTGTCTCGACCAACTATCGCGGCTATGATGTATGGGAACTGCCGCCCCCCGGACAGGGCATCGCCGCTCTGCAAATGCTCAACATCCTGGAAGGCTACGACATCAAAAGTTTCGGCTTCGGCAGCAAAGAGCACATTCACTATCTGGTTGAGGCCAAGAAGTTGGTATTTGAAGATCGCGCCAAGTTCTACGCCGATCCGGCATTCAATCGAATCCCGGTTGATGCGCTCATCTCAAAAGCCTATGCCAATGAGCGTCGAAAACTGATCAGGCCGGATCGCGCAGCTCGACACTACGATGCCGGCCAGCCAGCGTTGCGCGAAGGTGACACAGTTTATCTAACGGTCGCCGATCAGGACGGCATGATGGTCTCGCTCATTCAGAGTAACTTCCGTGGCATGGGTTCGGGCATGACGCCGGATGGTTTAGGATTTGTCTTGCAAGATCGCGGCGAACTGTTCAATCTGGAGCCGGGGCACTTCAACTCGTATGCGCCGGGCAAGCGCCCGTTCCATACAATCATCCCGGCATTCATCACCAAAGACGGGAAACCGTTCATGAGTTTTGGCGTGATGGGAGGCGACGTGCAACCGCAGATGCACGTGCAAATCATCATGAACATTGTGGACTTCGGTATGAATATCCAAGAAGCTGGCGATGCGCCGAGAATCTTTCACACCGGCTCATCTTCTCCGACCGGCGGCCGAATGACCGATCAAGGCGAAGTCCTCTTGGAAACCGGTTTTCCTTACGAAACTATTCGTGAGTTAATCAAAATGGGGCATCGGATCGGATACAACGTCGGCGGCTACGGCGGCTATCAGGCTATCATGTACGATGCCCAAAACAAGGTCTACTACGGCGCGTCGGAATCGCGTAAGGACGGCCAAGCCGCCGGCTATTAG
- the proB gene encoding glutamate 5-kinase — MESSVSTTERSRIISQARRIVIKLGTAVLMRDGGGVALSRFHSFIESMAELKCKNRELLLVSSGAVGLGVERLGLKSRPHLLPLKQACAAVGQGRLMALYADAFASHNITVAQVLLTEEDFSNRGRYLNLRSTLTTLLELGALPIINENDTVSTAELELLEAAPYVKINFGDNDKLAALVASKMEADLLVILTDVEGLYTANPKDIGDAQLIPVIEEITPDLEELAGGSGSRLGRGGMKTKLEAARIATQSGCAVLLAGGKIPAVIDRVFAGEPLGTLFLPQPGLPGKRRWIAFATSVKAAVVVNEGARRALLERKASLLAAGVTEVRGQFDRGDVVSILDERGREFARGIVNYSSAEARKISGAHSTKIDELIENRNYDALITRDNIAFLERR, encoded by the coding sequence ATGGAATCGTCCGTTTCAACCACTGAGCGCAGTCGTATCATTTCGCAAGCGCGACGTATCGTCATTAAGCTCGGCACAGCGGTGCTCATGCGTGATGGAGGCGGAGTTGCGCTGAGTCGTTTCCACTCGTTCATCGAGTCCATGGCTGAACTCAAGTGCAAAAATCGCGAGCTGTTGCTTGTCTCTTCGGGCGCTGTTGGACTGGGTGTTGAACGCTTAGGACTCAAGAGTCGCCCACACCTGTTGCCGCTCAAGCAGGCCTGCGCGGCCGTGGGTCAAGGCCGGCTCATGGCGCTCTATGCCGATGCGTTTGCCAGCCATAACATCACGGTCGCTCAGGTGCTGCTGACCGAAGAAGACTTTTCCAATCGCGGCCGGTACTTAAATCTTCGCAGCACGCTGACCACGTTGCTGGAACTGGGCGCTCTGCCGATCATCAACGAGAACGATACCGTCTCCACAGCCGAACTAGAATTGCTCGAAGCTGCGCCTTACGTCAAAATCAACTTCGGCGATAATGACAAGCTGGCCGCGCTGGTCGCCAGCAAAATGGAAGCCGACTTACTTGTGATCTTAACGGACGTCGAAGGTCTCTACACAGCCAACCCGAAGGACATTGGCGATGCTCAGCTCATCCCTGTCATTGAAGAAATCACACCTGATCTCGAAGAATTGGCCGGCGGCAGCGGTTCACGGCTGGGCCGCGGCGGCATGAAAACTAAGTTGGAAGCGGCTCGCATCGCCACGCAATCGGGCTGCGCCGTGCTGCTGGCCGGCGGCAAAATTCCTGCTGTCATTGATCGTGTGTTTGCCGGTGAGCCGCTGGGCACACTGTTTTTGCCGCAGCCAGGGCTGCCCGGCAAACGACGCTGGATTGCCTTTGCCACCAGCGTCAAAGCAGCGGTGGTCGTCAACGAAGGCGCCCGGCGCGCGCTGCTGGAACGCAAAGCCAGCCTGCTGGCAGCCGGCGTCACCGAAGTGCGAGGCCAGTTTGATCGCGGCGATGTAGTCAGCATCCTGGATGAGCGAGGACGCGAGTTTGCACGCGGCATCGTCAATTATTCAAGCGCCGAAGCGCGGAAAATCTCCGGCGCGCATTCCACCAAAATAGACGAATTGATCGAAAACCGGAACTACGACGCGCTCATCACGCGCGACAACATTGCGTTTTTGGAGAGGCGCTAA
- a CDS encoding carboxypeptidase regulatory-like domain-containing protein codes for MNLKFGHDARARVWRALIGLLIGFFGVTHAMAQSQASTGQIVVTVLDPQGAAIVGAQVTVSNPATGLTRTVQTNDVGQFRLVLLPPGTYDVTIEATGFQRVVQKNVVVSVGSSVDVNVVMSVGSVSEVVEVQATIGVETTRQESGAVVNNIAIRDLPINGRRFQDFVTLTPAVQIEPQRNQISFSGQRGINSNISIDGADYNNPFFGGIRGGERSNNAFTIPQESVGEFQVVAAGFNAEFGRSSGGIVNVITKSGTNEYHGSAFYQLRHKELNSKDALGQLALGTQHQFGGSIGGPIVREKMFFFGSAEFQEFSTPRRVLFARLIGVTPTPETQEAFNLFKSLEGPFTQTNDAQAFLVRTDNQFGPNHRLAVRYNFSNNKALNANATGDAISPLTNRALSNNGTEKDRTNTIVGQFSSIFTPTVINELRVQYSRELRPREANARLPNVDTAIGNFGSRNFLPTTLTDWRFQISQALTWNAGRHSFKFGGEWNHTFADQIFGFNQFGAFVVSGTNVDAILRTLSRTPGVATDNRFDDASVVYRRQLGNLALKGEMDEIAAFGQDSWRIRNNFTLYYGLRYEAQLNPEPEVNNTSVYELVRNFNFPRGRIDPARIPDNTDQWMPRLGFAWDPFSEGKTVIRANIGIYYARTPLLLMASPLNNFRLPPGDLSIQLPLAVPAGNPNNTVYRQLLAIGVDLNRFNLDNLPIISIEDVQRVASALGLPAPNPFSGANLITWAPNYRNPRALQWSAGVEHELFRGFTTGAEFSYVNTVNLQRSIDYNLPVPIVRATDRSQRPFFGLRSRALSRPIPTLGTVLVRESSAHALYRGFTFRAGLQRSRIQFQAFYTLSWNYSDDDNERSATGQEDTNDAYNLRPEYHYSRLDARHLFSFNGVYSLPLGFDIGAIWRVRSARPLNPLTGADTNEDFFTNDRPMRTPGELFLRNSFRDRATQAFDLRILKGFNLWNEQRKLQLSVEFFNLFNSDNVTFGSQSAIYGLGIDPATGQPAAIDARFRRLRLADGSYDPNNTPGTPFQAQVGVRFIF; via the coding sequence ATGAATCTGAAATTCGGTCATGACGCTCGAGCGCGCGTCTGGCGCGCTCTGATTGGCCTGCTGATCGGGTTCTTCGGTGTAACGCACGCGATGGCCCAATCACAGGCGAGCACCGGTCAGATCGTAGTCACAGTGCTGGACCCCCAAGGCGCTGCGATTGTCGGCGCGCAGGTGACGGTCAGCAATCCGGCTACTGGTTTGACACGAACGGTGCAAACAAACGATGTAGGACAATTCCGCTTGGTCTTGCTGCCTCCGGGAACGTATGACGTCACCATCGAGGCGACCGGCTTCCAGCGTGTCGTGCAGAAGAATGTTGTGGTCAGCGTCGGAAGCAGCGTTGATGTCAACGTGGTCATGAGTGTCGGGTCGGTCAGCGAAGTGGTCGAGGTGCAAGCTACCATCGGCGTGGAAACGACGCGGCAGGAATCGGGCGCTGTCGTCAATAACATCGCCATCCGCGACCTGCCCATCAACGGTCGGCGGTTTCAAGATTTCGTGACGCTGACGCCGGCCGTGCAAATTGAGCCACAACGCAACCAGATTTCGTTTTCCGGCCAGCGCGGCATCAACAGCAACATCTCGATTGATGGCGCAGATTACAACAATCCGTTCTTTGGCGGCATTCGCGGCGGCGAACGGTCAAACAACGCGTTCACTATTCCGCAAGAATCGGTGGGCGAGTTTCAAGTGGTGGCTGCCGGCTTCAATGCTGAGTTTGGACGCTCGTCAGGCGGCATTGTCAACGTCATCACCAAGTCGGGCACCAATGAGTACCATGGCAGCGCGTTCTATCAGCTCCGCCATAAAGAACTCAACAGCAAGGATGCTCTTGGTCAACTGGCACTGGGCACACAGCATCAATTTGGCGGCTCCATTGGTGGGCCGATCGTGCGTGAAAAGATGTTTTTCTTTGGCTCGGCTGAGTTTCAGGAGTTCAGCACGCCGCGACGGGTGCTCTTCGCTCGATTGATTGGCGTGACCCCCACCCCTGAAACACAAGAGGCGTTCAATCTCTTCAAATCGTTGGAAGGGCCGTTCACCCAGACCAATGATGCGCAAGCCTTTCTGGTGCGCACGGACAATCAATTCGGGCCCAATCATCGCCTAGCAGTGCGCTACAATTTCAGCAACAACAAGGCGCTCAATGCCAATGCGACCGGTGATGCCATCAGCCCATTGACCAATCGCGCGCTCAGTAACAACGGCACGGAGAAGGACCGAACCAATACGATCGTTGGCCAATTCTCTTCGATCTTCACGCCAACGGTGATCAATGAGCTGCGCGTGCAGTACTCCCGCGAACTCCGTCCGCGCGAAGCCAATGCGCGCTTGCCCAACGTGGACACAGCCATCGGCAATTTCGGCTCACGCAATTTCCTACCAACGACGCTGACCGACTGGCGGTTTCAGATAAGCCAAGCGTTGACCTGGAATGCGGGACGTCACAGCTTCAAGTTTGGCGGCGAGTGGAATCATACATTCGCCGATCAAATCTTCGGGTTCAACCAATTCGGCGCGTTCGTTGTGTCGGGCACGAATGTGGATGCGATCTTGCGCACGCTGTCGCGCACGCCCGGCGTAGCCACCGACAATCGTTTTGACGATGCCAGCGTCGTCTATCGCCGGCAGCTTGGCAATCTGGCCTTGAAAGGCGAGATGGATGAGATTGCCGCGTTCGGTCAGGACAGTTGGCGGATCCGTAACAACTTCACGTTGTACTATGGCCTGCGTTACGAAGCGCAACTGAACCCCGAGCCTGAAGTCAACAATACGAGCGTATACGAGCTGGTGCGCAATTTCAATTTTCCGCGTGGCCGCATTGATCCGGCGCGCATTCCTGACAACACTGATCAGTGGATGCCGAGACTTGGTTTTGCCTGGGACCCGTTTAGCGAAGGCAAGACCGTCATTCGCGCCAACATTGGTATTTACTACGCGCGTACGCCGCTGCTGTTGATGGCCAGCCCGCTGAATAACTTCCGATTGCCGCCGGGCGACCTCTCGATCCAGCTACCGTTGGCTGTGCCCGCTGGCAATCCGAACAATACGGTCTACCGGCAGTTGCTCGCTATCGGCGTAGACCTGAACCGCTTCAACCTGGACAATCTGCCGATCATCTCTATCGAAGATGTGCAACGCGTCGCATCGGCTCTGGGATTGCCGGCGCCGAATCCGTTCTCAGGAGCGAACCTGATCACCTGGGCGCCGAATTATCGCAATCCTCGCGCCCTGCAATGGAGCGCCGGCGTTGAGCATGAGTTGTTCCGTGGGTTCACCACTGGCGCGGAATTCAGCTACGTCAACACAGTCAACCTGCAGCGCAGCATTGACTATAATCTGCCTGTGCCGATTGTTCGCGCCACTGACAGGAGTCAGCGCCCCTTCTTTGGGCTGCGCTCGCGCGCGCTGTCGCGGCCAATCCCCACGCTGGGCACTGTGCTGGTGCGTGAATCGTCTGCCCATGCGCTTTATCGTGGGTTTACGTTCCGCGCCGGATTGCAACGCTCGCGCATCCAGTTCCAAGCGTTTTACACGTTGTCGTGGAATTACTCAGATGACGACAACGAGCGAAGCGCCACCGGCCAGGAAGACACCAATGATGCTTACAACCTTCGACCGGAGTATCACTACTCCCGATTGGATGCGCGTCATCTGTTCTCGTTCAACGGCGTCTACAGCCTGCCGCTTGGATTCGATATAGGAGCCATCTGGCGCGTTCGGTCGGCTCGGCCACTCAATCCGTTGACGGGCGCCGATACCAACGAGGACTTCTTCACCAACGACCGTCCGATGAGGACACCGGGCGAGCTGTTCTTGCGCAATTCATTCCGTGATCGCGCCACGCAAGCCTTCGACCTGCGCATCCTGAAAGGGTTCAACCTGTGGAATGAGCAGCGCAAGCTGCAACTCTCGGTAGAATTCTTCAACTTGTTCAACTCAGACAATGTGACGTTCGGGAGTCAGTCGGCCATTTACGGACTGGGCATTGATCCGGCTACAGGACAGCCGGCAGCAATTGACGCCCGGTTCCGACGGCTGCGCTTGGCTGATGGCAGCTATGATCCCAATAACACGCCGGGCACGCCGTTTCAGGCGCAAGTCGGCGTGCGCTTCATCTTTTAA
- a CDS encoding glutamate-5-semialdehyde dehydrogenase has translation MQSRADKTMTSTVLEIAKRAKAAAGRMARLTTDQKNRALRLVAQQLSEHQARVLAANAKDLEAAQSLVQAGQMTESLYHRLELTEAKWRDIIAGIEQLVTMDDPVGRVTLATELDEELRLYRVTCPIGVVGVIFESRPDALVQIASLCLKSGNSVLLKGGHEAQHSNRALFEIIHAAAITAGIPADAMALLEDREDVAVLLGADGLVDLIIPRGSNALVRYVQSNTTIPVLGHAEGICHVYVDRAADLDKARAITLDAKLSYPSACNAVETLVVHRDVAQAFLPEMVSALQQRGVEVRCDERAIEQCGLSNISRATDQDWRTEYGDLILAVRVVDSLEEAIEHINAYGSRHTDAIVTEDRAAFEQFFAEVDSAGVYWNASTRFADGYRYGFGAEVGISTGKLHPRGPVGLEGLVTYKYKLVGNGHTVGMYSGPGARRFTHKPLNLLSD, from the coding sequence ATGCAATCCAGAGCCGACAAAACGATGACATCCACTGTTCTTGAGATCGCCAAACGAGCCAAAGCGGCGGCAGGCCGGATGGCGCGATTAACGACCGATCAGAAAAATCGGGCGCTCCGGTTGGTTGCGCAGCAATTGAGCGAGCATCAGGCGCGCGTGCTGGCGGCTAATGCCAAGGACCTGGAAGCTGCACAATCATTGGTTCAAGCTGGCCAGATGACTGAATCGCTCTATCATCGGCTTGAACTGACCGAAGCCAAATGGCGCGACATCATCGCCGGCATCGAGCAGCTTGTGACCATGGACGATCCCGTTGGACGTGTCACGTTGGCCACTGAGCTGGATGAAGAACTTCGCCTGTATCGGGTGACTTGCCCGATTGGCGTCGTGGGCGTCATTTTCGAGTCTCGCCCGGATGCCCTGGTGCAGATTGCTTCACTGTGCCTCAAGAGCGGCAATAGCGTTTTACTCAAAGGCGGACATGAAGCGCAACATTCCAATCGCGCGCTGTTTGAGATCATCCACGCGGCTGCCATCACTGCTGGCATCCCAGCCGATGCGATGGCGTTGCTGGAAGACCGCGAGGATGTCGCGGTGCTGCTTGGCGCTGACGGCCTCGTTGACCTCATCATCCCGCGAGGCTCCAATGCGCTTGTGCGCTACGTTCAAAGTAACACGACCATTCCCGTGTTGGGGCATGCCGAAGGGATTTGTCACGTATATGTGGATCGCGCGGCTGATCTGGACAAAGCGCGTGCCATTACGCTCGATGCCAAGCTCTCGTACCCCTCAGCGTGCAATGCTGTCGAGACGCTGGTTGTTCATCGGGACGTGGCCCAAGCATTTCTCCCAGAGATGGTCAGCGCCTTGCAACAACGCGGCGTTGAGGTCCGCTGCGACGAGCGCGCCATTGAACAATGCGGCTTGAGCAACATATCACGGGCCACTGACCAGGATTGGCGAACAGAGTATGGCGACCTGATTCTCGCTGTCAGAGTCGTTGATTCACTCGAAGAAGCCATTGAGCACATCAACGCTTACGGCTCGCGTCACACGGACGCGATTGTCACCGAAGACCGTGCTGCGTTTGAGCAGTTTTTCGCCGAAGTTGATTCAGCCGGCGTCTACTGGAACGCTTCGACGCGATTTGCCGATGGCTATCGTTATGGATTCGGCGCGGAGGTCGGCATCAGCACAGGCAAACTGCATCCGCGCGGCCCAGTGGGATTGGAGGGGCTGGTGACGTACAAGTACAAACTTGTCGGCAATGGTCACACGGTTGGTATGTATTCAGGCCCCGGCGCCAGACGATTCACGCACAAGCCGCTCAACCTGCTCTCTGATTGA
- a CDS encoding transglutaminase family protein — MGHNLVDGFAKMPDGYQIYLQPTPFIDWDTPSVIQFAQSTVGEASSDIDKAVRLYYRVRDEIRYDPYHIELRPEMMKASAVLARGFGFCIEKAVLLAAAARALTIPSRLGFADVRNHLATERLRQWLQTDLFVFHGYTELWLEGRWVKATPAFNRSLCERFGVKPLEFDGRHDSVFHPFDANGQVHMEYVRDRGQFADVPFEAMVAELKRHYPRVFNEQNLIDGDFEHEAAIESVRR; from the coding sequence ATGGGACATAACCTCGTTGATGGCTTTGCCAAGATGCCGGACGGCTATCAGATTTATTTGCAGCCGACGCCGTTCATTGACTGGGATACGCCTAGCGTCATTCAATTCGCGCAGTCAACTGTTGGCGAGGCAAGCAGCGATATTGACAAAGCCGTGCGGCTCTACTATCGCGTCCGCGACGAGATTCGTTACGATCCCTATCACATCGAGCTACGCCCGGAGATGATGAAAGCGAGCGCCGTGCTCGCGCGAGGATTTGGGTTTTGCATTGAAAAGGCTGTGCTCTTGGCTGCTGCGGCGCGTGCGTTGACGATCCCCAGTCGGTTGGGCTTTGCTGATGTTCGCAATCATCTGGCAACAGAGCGCCTGCGGCAGTGGCTGCAAACAGACCTGTTCGTTTTTCATGGCTACACCGAGTTGTGGTTGGAGGGGCGTTGGGTCAAAGCGACGCCTGCGTTCAATCGTTCATTGTGCGAGCGATTCGGCGTCAAGCCGTTAGAGTTTGATGGCCGTCACGATTCCGTTTTTCACCCGTTCGATGCGAACGGCCAGGTGCACATGGAATATGTACGAGACCGTGGGCAATTTGCCGACGTGCCATTCGAGGCGATGGTTGCCGAACTGAAGCGGCACTACCCCCGCGTCTTCAACGAGCAGAATTTGATTGACGGAGACTTTGAACACGAGGCCGCCATTGAGTCAGTAAGACGCTGA